The following are from one region of the Stanieria cyanosphaera PCC 7437 genome:
- a CDS encoding non-ribosomal peptide synthetase encodes MKDLSERIAALSPEQRALLERRFQSKGLNQLKPPLISNSQPNSETGILSYAQERLWLLHQLQPDCPLYNEISLFKLRGCLNLTALEQSFNQVLQRHEILRSQFVAKDGKPVTQITPHRWITLPVVDIEQEANAEARAMQLATEEAQKPFDLSEYPLFRLKLYRLSEQQYLWLMVVHHIICDGWSMGIFIREIATLYADFQAKKSPSLPELSIQYADFAWWEKQQSDRIFATQLEYWKQKLSGSLPYLEIPTLNQQINHSKVNSCRGARKSIVLSSQLSQALKTLSQKQNVTLFMLLLAAFKVLLSRYTALEDILVGSPIANRNRPELEDAIGLFVNTLVLRSDLSGDPTFAELLQQVKQVALEAYSNQDLPFEKIVAHLQPERNLSQSPLFQVMFILYNLPNSDLELPGLTVAEVPLAHGMAKLALTLEIRDRGSSLEACFEYNSDRFGVAQIERMLLHYQTLLENVVVNPDLHLSQIDLLTAAEKQQLLVEWNNTEVKYPQDKCIHQLFEAQVEKTPDAVAVIFENQQLTYRELNTRANQLAHHLQKLGVKPEVIVGICLERSLELVIGLLAILKAGGAYLPLDPSYPRDRLAFMLENSQTSILITQRQIEQNLPPHQAQVIFLEQKQPIKTKESIANPICNLHIDNLAYVIYTSGSTGKPKGAMNTHRGILNRLLWMQEAYQLTTEDSVLQKTPFSFDVSVWEFFWCLMVGARLIIAKPEGHRDRNYLINLIKEQQITTIHFVPSMLQIFLEAEGLEHCQSLKRVICSGEALSFALQEKFFARLNCELYNLYGPTEAAIDVTHWRCQKNSSLSIVPIGRPIANIQIYILDRDLQTVPIGVAGELHIGGVGLARGYLNQPQLTEEKFIPNPFTVTSHQLSGVNLSNLTPILYKTGDLARYHGDGIIEYLGRIDHQVKIRGFRIELGEIEVVIASYPLVKDCVVVAYQDTTGDTRLVAYYISEAKLDIKQLRDFLKSKLPDYMIPSAFVELEAFPLTPNGKCDRNSLPIPDFTPTTSQYLAPRNATEKTLATIWQEVLHLPQVGIDDNFFELGGHSLLATQVVSKIRQSLSVELALRCLFEYPTIAQLANQMETIHTGVALPPIKPVARERDLPLSFAQQRLWFLAQLETESYAYNGSSILELQGELNLEALTASINEIVRRHEVLRTSFTMVDGQPKQKIAPELKINLASADLHKLSPTELDTEIKQLTQVYTQQVFDLSQAPLFRLNLFQLQTNQHLLLITMHHIISDAWSTGVFIRELSALYTAFVNNQPNPLPELAIQYADFAVWQRQLLQGEFLATQLNYWERQLGHNLPVLNLPTTRPRQEVTTNPSAKETFLIPVELSQAIEQLSRREGVSLFMTVLAVLQVLLQRYTNQDDIVVGTDVANRNCSEIEPLIGFFVNLLVLRTDLSGNPTFTELLQRVRQVTLGAYAHQDLPFDRLVKALQPQRYLSYTPPLFQVLLVMQNTPMPVFELPGLSLKLREVEDTTTRFDLALFLKETEAGIEGEWQYNADLFTQTTIISLSTHFQNLLNSVTETPDARINNVKMLSDQELEELNQTKQRKKFSKLNKFNAIKQKY; translated from the coding sequence ATGAAGGATCTTTCTGAAAGAATTGCTGCTCTTTCTCCCGAACAAAGGGCGTTATTGGAACGCCGTTTTCAGAGCAAAGGATTAAATCAATTAAAACCACCATTAATCAGTAATTCGCAGCCAAACTCTGAGACAGGAATTCTTTCTTATGCCCAAGAAAGGTTATGGCTTCTGCATCAGTTACAACCAGATTGTCCTTTATATAATGAAATTAGTCTGTTTAAGCTAAGAGGTTGTCTCAATCTAACAGCACTCGAACAAAGCTTTAATCAAGTTCTTCAACGTCATGAGATTCTGCGGAGTCAATTTGTTGCCAAAGATGGTAAACCAGTTACTCAAATTACACCTCATCGTTGGATAACTTTGCCTGTCGTCGATATTGAGCAGGAAGCTAATGCCGAAGCAAGAGCAATGCAGTTAGCGACCGAGGAAGCTCAAAAACCCTTCGATTTGTCCGAATATCCTTTATTTAGGCTGAAACTATATCGCCTTTCAGAGCAACAATATTTGTGGCTGATGGTAGTGCATCATATCATCTGTGATGGTTGGTCAATGGGTATTTTTATTCGAGAAATAGCTACCCTGTATGCAGACTTTCAAGCAAAAAAATCTCCTTCTTTACCAGAATTATCAATTCAATACGCAGACTTTGCTTGGTGGGAAAAACAACAATCAGATCGTATTTTTGCCACTCAACTCGAATACTGGAAGCAAAAACTAAGTGGCAGTTTACCTTATTTAGAAATTCCGACTCTTAATCAGCAAATCAACCACAGCAAAGTAAATTCTTGCCGAGGTGCGAGAAAATCAATTGTACTATCCTCCCAACTCAGTCAAGCCCTCAAAACTCTGAGTCAAAAACAAAATGTCACTTTGTTTATGTTGCTCTTAGCAGCATTCAAAGTTTTGTTGTCTCGTTATACGGCTTTAGAAGATATTTTAGTAGGTTCACCTATTGCTAATCGCAACCGTCCAGAATTAGAAGACGCGATCGGTCTTTTTGTTAATACTTTAGTACTAAGAAGCGATTTATCAGGCGATCCAACTTTTGCTGAATTACTTCAACAAGTTAAACAAGTAGCTCTTGAAGCTTATTCTAACCAAGATTTACCCTTTGAAAAAATAGTCGCTCACTTACAGCCCGAAAGAAATCTGAGCCAGTCGCCTTTGTTTCAGGTGATGTTCATTTTGTACAATCTACCAAATTCAGATTTAGAACTACCAGGGTTAACCGTAGCGGAAGTACCGCTTGCTCATGGCATGGCAAAATTAGCTCTCACTCTAGAAATTCGAGACAGGGGGAGTAGTTTAGAGGCGTGTTTTGAATATAATAGCGATCGCTTTGGGGTCGCTCAGATCGAGAGAATGTTGCTTCATTATCAAACACTGTTGGAAAATGTAGTTGTTAATCCCGATTTGCATCTATCTCAAATTGATCTGTTAACAGCAGCAGAAAAACAACAGCTTTTAGTTGAATGGAATAATACTGAAGTTAAATATCCACAAGATAAATGTATTCATCAATTATTTGAGGCACAAGTAGAAAAAACTCCAGATGCAGTAGCAGTTATTTTTGAAAATCAACAACTAACCTATCGAGAATTAAATACTAGAGCCAATCAACTAGCCCATCATCTCCAGAAACTAGGAGTCAAACCAGAAGTAATAGTCGGGATTTGCTTAGAGCGATCGCTTGAACTAGTAATTGGTCTTTTAGCCATTCTCAAAGCAGGAGGTGCATACCTCCCTCTCGATCCTAGTTATCCTAGAGACAGATTAGCTTTTATGTTGGAGAACTCTCAAACTTCTATTCTAATTACTCAACGGCAAATTGAACAAAATCTTCCTCCTCATCAAGCGCAGGTAATCTTTTTAGAACAGAAGCAACCAATCAAGACAAAAGAAAGTATTGCTAATCCTATTTGTAATTTGCATATAGATAACCTAGCGTATGTCATTTATACTTCTGGTTCGACGGGTAAACCCAAAGGTGCAATGAATACCCATCGAGGGATATTAAATCGTTTACTGTGGATGCAAGAGGCTTATCAATTAACTACAGAAGATTCTGTCTTACAAAAAACTCCCTTCAGTTTTGATGTCTCCGTCTGGGAATTTTTTTGGTGTTTAATGGTAGGTGCGCGCTTAATCATTGCTAAACCTGAAGGACACCGCGATCGCAATTATTTAATCAATTTAATTAAAGAACAACAGATAACTACCATCCATTTCGTTCCTTCAATGTTACAGATTTTTCTGGAGGCAGAAGGATTAGAACATTGCCAATCTCTCAAGCGAGTTATTTGTAGTGGCGAAGCATTATCTTTTGCTTTACAAGAAAAGTTTTTTGCTCGACTTAACTGCGAGTTATACAATCTTTATGGGCCAACCGAAGCAGCTATTGATGTTACTCATTGGCGTTGTCAGAAAAATAGTTCTCTTTCTATTGTTCCTATTGGTCGTCCGATTGCCAATATTCAAATATATATTTTAGATCGAGATTTACAAACCGTTCCGATTGGAGTAGCTGGAGAGTTACACATTGGTGGAGTAGGTTTAGCTAGAGGGTATTTAAATCAACCTCAATTAACTGAAGAGAAATTTATTCCTAACCCTTTTACAGTTACCAGTCATCAGCTATCAGGTGTCAATCTTAGCAACCTGACACCAATACTGTACAAAACTGGAGACTTAGCTCGTTATCATGGCGATGGCATAATTGAGTATTTGGGCAGAATTGATCATCAGGTTAAAATTCGGGGATTTCGGATTGAATTAGGGGAAATTGAGGTAGTTATAGCTAGTTACCCGCTAGTTAAAGATTGTGTTGTTGTTGCTTATCAGGATACTACTGGGGATACAAGATTAGTTGCTTATTATATTTCTGAAGCAAAACTAGACATTAAACAATTAAGGGATTTCCTCAAATCCAAATTACCAGATTACATGATTCCTTCTGCTTTCGTTGAGTTAGAAGCTTTCCCCTTAACTCCTAATGGCAAATGCGATCGCAATTCTTTACCCATTCCCGATTTTACTCCAACTACAAGCCAATATCTTGCACCTCGTAATGCTACAGAGAAAACTTTAGCTACAATCTGGCAAGAAGTGTTGCATCTTCCCCAAGTAGGTATTGATGATAATTTCTTTGAATTGGGGGGACATTCTCTACTCGCAACTCAAGTTGTCTCTAAAATACGTCAAAGTTTATCGGTTGAGTTAGCTCTACGGTGTTTGTTTGAGTATCCAACTATTGCTCAATTAGCTAATCAAATGGAAACAATCCATACCGGCGTTGCACTACCACCAATTAAACCTGTAGCAAGAGAGCGAGATTTACCTTTATCCTTTGCCCAGCAACGACTATGGTTTTTGGCTCAATTAGAAACAGAATCTTATGCTTACAATGGTTCTAGTATTTTAGAACTGCAAGGTGAACTCAACCTAGAGGCACTTACAGCAAGCATCAACGAAATTGTCAGAAGACATGAGGTATTACGAACAAGTTTTACCATGGTTGATGGGCAACCAAAACAAAAAATTGCTCCTGAGTTAAAGATTAATTTAGCGAGCGCAGATTTACACAAGTTATCGCCAACTGAACTTGATACAGAAATCAAACAACTAACACAAGTTTATACCCAACAAGTATTTGATTTAAGCCAAGCTCCTTTATTTAGACTTAACCTCTTTCAACTGCAAACTAATCAACATCTGTTGTTAATTACCATGCATCATATTATCTCCGATGCTTGGTCAACAGGAGTATTTATTCGGGAATTGTCGGCACTTTATACAGCTTTTGTTAATAATCAACCAAATCCCCTACCAGAATTAGCAATTCAGTATGCAGATTTTGCTGTGTGGCAACGGCAATTATTACAGGGAGAGTTTTTAGCAACTCAGTTGAATTATTGGGAGCGACAATTAGGTCATAATCTTCCCGTATTAAACTTACCTACTACTCGTCCTAGACAAGAAGTTACTACTAATCCCAGTGCAAAGGAAACTTTTTTAATTCCTGTCGAGTTATCCCAAGCAATTGAGCAACTATCTCGTCGAGAAGGAGTAAGTTTGTTTATGACTGTGTTAGCAGTTTTACAGGTGTTACTCCAACGCTACACCAATCAAGATGATATTGTAGTCGGTACGGATGTAGCTAATCGTAACTGCTCGGAAATCGAACCTTTAATTGGTTTCTTTGTCAATTTATTGGTTTTAAGAACAGATTTAAGCGGTAATCCTACTTTTACGGAATTATTACAACGAGTACGCCAAGTAACTTTAGGAGCTTATGCTCATCAAGATTTACCTTTTGATCGCTTGGTTAAAGCCTTACAACCCCAACGATATTTAAGTTATACTCCGCCTCTATTTCAAGTTTTATTGGTAATGCAAAATACTCCGATGCCAGTGTTTGAGCTACCAGGATTGAGTTTAAAACTGAGGGAAGTAGAAGATACCACCACCAGATTCGATTTGGCTTTGTTTTTAAAAGAAACCGAAGCTGGAATTGAAGGGGAATGGCAATACAACGCAGATTTGTTTACCCAAACTACGATTATCAGTCTGTCTACTCACTTCCAAAATTTACTCAACAGCGTTACAGAAACACCCGATGCTCGCATTAATAATGTCAAAATGTTAAGCGATCAGGAGCTAGAAGAATTAAATCAAACAAAACAACGGAAAAAATTTTCTAAATTAAACAAATTTAACGCAATTAAACAAAAATATTAA
- a CDS encoding type I polyketide synthase, translating to MNSGASLNTEESIAIIGMDGRFPGAKNIEQFWENLKAGRESITQLTDDQLLASGVDKTVINDPNYVKAGAFLEDIDLFDANFFGYNPQEASALDPQHRIFLECAYSALENAGYNPDKYTGKIGIFAGVGWNNYLLFNLNPNEDFFKTALGYQTIIGNEKDFLTTRISYLLNLTGISIDIQTACSTSLVTTSMACQSLLTYQSDITLAGGISISNLKKTGYLYQEGGILSPDGHCRAFDAQAQGTVPGSGVGVVVLKRLEDALADGDCIHAVIRGSAINNDGAGKIGYTAPSIDGQAEVIAEALALAEVEPETISYVETHGTGTPLGDPIEIAALNQVFGVRKGNSRIALTECALGSVKTNIGHLDAAAGITGLIKTVLALKHKQIPPSLHFQQPNPKIDFTNSSFYVNTELREWKTPGYSRRAGVSSFGIGGTNVHVVLEEAPYLVGAIHESPLQKLLMISAKTESALDTATDNLVEHLQKHPELDLADVAYTLQVGRKEFNYRRMVVGQDVEDIAIALQSRNPQRVLTHCTQQERYSIVFMFPGQGSQYVNMGKELYETEPVFREWIDRCCQLLEPELGLDLRSLLYPIGAIRESPLPNSPLQQTEITQPALFVIEYALAQLWMSWGIKPQAAIGHSIGEYVAATLAGVMSLEDALHLVAQRGKLIQQMPPGSMLAVSLSEAEVRTIHELSLLNDELSLAASNAPNLCVISGNTEAIARLENQLNEQGIECRHLHTSHAFHSSMMNDAIAPFQQEVAKVKLNPPQMPFISCVTGTWITAEEATNPHYWAKHIRETVRFAAGVDRLLQNSHQILLEVGAGRTLSTLVRRNSSQATGQIVLSSLPHPKEQVSDHAFILNMLGRLWLAGVEIDWCNFSAHQKRRRVPLPTYPFERQRYWIDSKEAEAPRSKGVEENIAKKVNLSDWFYVPAWKSVPLIQTNDLSKESYLIFVDSSGIGKQLVEQLRQNGTEVSTVYCGDKFSQHDHNYKINPTNPEDYHSLLKAISLTSNLPTKIIHLWSLSPHLPYNQSFYSLIYLAQALEQQQPKHKIKIVVGTNSLYDIIGNETLFYEQATVLGALKVIPQEYTYLDCRQVDLVIPESEQNLITEFTTDTKDKIVAYRGNRRWVQTFEPIPLAKNTQEKSKLRQEGVYLITGGMGGVGLVLAEYLARTVQAKLILLGRSQLPSQETWDEWLSNHDAEDSISQKITKIRDLEALGAEVLTLTADICDRAQMQNAIAVALKRFGKINGVIHAAGVAGGGIIQLKTPEIAESVFAPKVTGTLVLNQVLAGIDLDFLVLCSSLSSVVGGFGQADYSGANAFLDVFARCNHSNCHTVAINWDAWQEVGMAVNTEIPPEMKQWQADNLKNGLLSAEAVEVFERALVSELAQVIVSTQDLATAIEQNNNFLATYTTQKPDSNYQHLSKNYVAPSNKIEKTIAKIWQEVIGFEKIGIHDNFFELGGHSLLAVQVTSRLREAFNLDLPLRTLLFEAPTIAQLADAIADQITPAADIDEMEQLLTEIENLSPEALKQELARES from the coding sequence ATGAATAGTGGAGCAAGTTTAAATACTGAAGAAAGTATTGCCATTATCGGTATGGATGGTCGTTTTCCTGGAGCTAAAAATATCGAGCAATTCTGGGAGAACCTTAAAGCAGGTAGAGAATCTATTACTCAATTAACTGATGATCAATTATTAGCTAGTGGCGTAGATAAAACTGTTATTAATGATCCTAATTATGTTAAAGCAGGAGCATTTTTAGAAGATATCGATCTCTTTGATGCTAATTTTTTTGGTTACAATCCTCAAGAAGCATCCGCGCTCGATCCTCAACATCGTATCTTTTTAGAATGTGCCTATTCTGCTTTGGAAAATGCTGGTTATAATCCAGATAAATATACAGGTAAAATTGGTATTTTTGCTGGAGTGGGTTGGAATAATTATTTATTATTTAACCTCAATCCCAATGAAGATTTTTTTAAGACTGCTTTAGGTTATCAAACAATAATTGGTAACGAAAAAGATTTTTTAACTACTCGCATTTCTTATCTATTAAATCTTACGGGAATAAGTATTGATATACAAACAGCTTGTTCCACATCTTTAGTTACTACTTCAATGGCTTGTCAAAGTTTATTAACTTATCAATCTGACATAACTTTGGCAGGAGGAATTAGTATTTCTAACCTCAAGAAAACGGGATATTTGTATCAGGAAGGAGGAATTTTATCGCCTGATGGACATTGCCGTGCTTTTGATGCCCAAGCACAGGGAACTGTGCCAGGAAGTGGGGTTGGTGTAGTTGTTTTAAAACGTTTAGAAGATGCTTTAGCTGATGGCGACTGCATTCATGCTGTTATTCGCGGTTCGGCAATTAATAATGACGGTGCTGGTAAAATTGGCTACACTGCCCCTAGCATAGATGGACAAGCGGAAGTCATTGCCGAGGCTTTAGCTTTAGCAGAAGTTGAACCCGAAACTATTTCTTATGTTGAAACTCACGGTACGGGAACTCCTTTAGGAGATCCAATTGAAATTGCTGCATTAAACCAGGTTTTTGGAGTTCGTAAGGGCAATTCGCGAATCGCCCTTACAGAGTGCGCCCTAGGTTCGGTCAAAACTAATATCGGGCATTTAGACGCAGCAGCAGGAATTACGGGGCTAATTAAAACAGTTTTAGCACTTAAACACAAGCAAATTCCCCCTAGCTTACATTTTCAACAACCTAATCCCAAAATTGATTTCACTAATAGTTCTTTTTACGTTAATACTGAACTTCGGGAATGGAAAACCCCAGGATATTCTAGACGGGCAGGGGTTAGCTCTTTTGGGATTGGTGGTACTAATGTTCACGTGGTACTGGAAGAAGCCCCATATCTCGTAGGGGCGATTCACGAATCGCCCTTACAAAAATTGTTGATGATCTCTGCAAAAACTGAATCGGCATTAGATACAGCAACGGATAATTTAGTTGAACATTTACAAAAACATCCTGAATTAGATTTAGCGGATGTGGCGTATACCTTGCAGGTGGGGCGTAAGGAATTTAATTATCGTCGCATGGTAGTAGGGCAAGATGTTGAAGATATAGCGATCGCTCTTCAATCTAGAAATCCTCAAAGGGTTTTAACTCATTGTACCCAACAGGAACGTTATTCAATTGTGTTTATGTTTCCTGGGCAAGGTTCTCAGTATGTCAATATGGGGAAAGAACTGTATGAAACTGAACCTGTATTTCGTGAGTGGATCGATCGCTGTTGTCAATTATTAGAACCTGAATTGGGTTTAGATTTGCGATCGCTATTGTATCCCATAGGGGCGATTCGCGAATCGCCCTTACCCAATTCGCCCCTACAGCAAACTGAAATAACCCAACCAGCTTTATTTGTAATTGAATATGCCTTAGCTCAATTGTGGATGTCTTGGGGAATTAAACCTCAAGCTGCCATCGGGCATAGTATTGGGGAATATGTAGCTGCAACTCTTGCTGGTGTGATGTCTTTAGAAGATGCCCTGCATTTAGTTGCACAACGAGGTAAGTTAATTCAACAAATGCCTCCAGGTTCGATGTTAGCGGTTTCTTTATCAGAGGCAGAAGTAAGGACAATTCATGAATTATCCCTACTTAACGATGAGTTATCTTTAGCTGCTAGTAATGCGCCAAATTTGTGTGTAATTTCTGGTAATACTGAAGCGATCGCTAGACTTGAAAATCAACTCAATGAGCAAGGAATTGAATGCCGTCATCTCCATACCTCTCATGCTTTTCATTCCTCAATGATGAATGACGCGATCGCGCCGTTTCAACAAGAAGTTGCTAAAGTTAAATTAAATCCGCCTCAAATGCCTTTTATTTCCTGTGTTACAGGAACTTGGATCACCGCAGAAGAGGCAACAAATCCTCATTATTGGGCAAAACATATTAGGGAAACAGTTCGTTTTGCTGCGGGAGTTGATCGACTCTTACAAAATTCTCATCAAATCCTACTAGAAGTGGGTGCAGGAAGGACTTTATCTACTTTGGTTAGACGCAATTCTTCTCAAGCAACAGGGCAAATCGTTTTGTCTTCCCTGCCTCATCCAAAGGAACAAGTTTCGGATCATGCTTTTATTTTAAATATGTTGGGTAGGTTGTGGCTGGCAGGAGTAGAAATTGATTGGTGCAATTTTTCTGCCCATCAAAAGCGTCGGCGAGTACCTTTACCCACCTATCCTTTTGAACGTCAACGTTATTGGATCGATAGTAAAGAGGCAGAAGCACCCAGAAGTAAAGGTGTAGAGGAGAATATTGCTAAAAAAGTCAATCTTTCTGATTGGTTTTATGTTCCTGCTTGGAAAAGTGTACCTCTAATTCAAACAAATGATCTTAGTAAAGAAAGCTATTTAATTTTTGTAGATAGTTCGGGAATTGGTAAACAATTAGTTGAACAATTAAGACAAAACGGAACAGAAGTAAGTACTGTATATTGTGGAGACAAGTTTAGCCAGCATGATCATAACTATAAGATTAATCCTACTAATCCAGAAGATTATCATAGTCTGTTAAAAGCGATCTCCCTTACCAGCAATCTTCCCACCAAAATTATTCACTTGTGGAGTCTTTCACCCCATCTCCCCTACAATCAATCTTTCTACAGTCTCATCTACCTTGCCCAAGCACTCGAACAACAACAACCCAAGCACAAAATTAAAATTGTCGTTGGTACAAATAGTCTTTATGACATTATCGGCAATGAAACCTTGTTTTATGAACAAGCAACAGTACTAGGCGCGCTTAAAGTAATTCCCCAAGAATACACTTACCTCGATTGTCGTCAAGTAGATCTTGTCATTCCAGAATCCGAGCAAAATTTAATTACAGAATTTACCACTGATACTAAAGATAAAATTGTTGCTTATCGAGGTAATCGTCGTTGGGTACAAACTTTTGAGCCAATTCCCCTTGCTAAAAATACTCAGGAAAAATCCAAGTTACGACAAGAAGGTGTTTACTTAATTACAGGAGGAATGGGAGGTGTTGGCTTAGTTTTAGCTGAATATTTGGCTCGTACAGTACAAGCTAAACTTATTTTATTAGGACGTTCTCAATTACCTTCCCAAGAAACATGGGATGAATGGTTAAGCAATCACGATGCAGAAGATTCTATTAGCCAAAAAATTACCAAAATTAGAGATTTAGAAGCTTTAGGCGCAGAAGTTTTAACCCTGACAGCAGATATCTGCGATCGCGCTCAGATGCAAAATGCGATCGCTGTTGCTTTAAAACGTTTTGGTAAGATCAATGGTGTTATTCATGCTGCTGGTGTGGCTGGTGGTGGCATCATTCAATTAAAAACACCAGAAATAGCTGAAAGTGTCTTTGCACCGAAAGTAACAGGAACATTAGTTCTTAATCAGGTTTTAGCAGGAATAGACTTAGATTTTCTCGTGCTTTGTTCTTCTCTTAGTTCGGTTGTAGGAGGATTTGGACAGGCTGATTATTCTGGGGCGAATGCTTTTTTAGATGTTTTCGCTCGTTGTAATCATAGTAATTGCCATACAGTAGCTATTAATTGGGATGCTTGGCAAGAAGTTGGGATGGCAGTAAATACCGAAATTCCCCCAGAAATGAAGCAATGGCAAGCAGATAATCTCAAAAATGGATTGTTGTCTGCTGAAGCAGTAGAAGTATTTGAAAGAGCTTTAGTTAGTGAATTGGCACAAGTAATTGTCTCGACTCAAGATTTAGCCACAGCAATCGAGCAAAATAATAATTTTCTGGCTACCTATACTACACAAAAACCCGATTCTAATTATCAACATCTGAGTAAAAATTATGTTGCTCCTAGTAACAAAATTGAAAAAACTATTGCAAAAATTTGGCAAGAAGTGATAGGGTTTGAAAAGATTGGAATTCATGACAACTTTTTTGAGTTAGGCGGGCATTCTCTGCTCGCTGTACAGGTTACTTCTCGCCTACGGGAAGCTTTTAATTTAGATTTACCCTTAAGGACGCTTCTCTTTGAAGCTCCTACTATCGCTCAGTTAGCTGATGCTATAGCGGATCAAATCACGCCAGCAGCAGACATTGATGAGATGGAACAATTATTGACAGAAATAGAGAATCTTTCGCCTGAAGCTCTTAAACAAGAACTGGCGAGGGAATCTTGA